Below is a window of Streptomyces qaidamensis DNA.
TCCACCCGGACCACCCGGGCAGGCGCCGGCGCCTCGATCGGCGGCAGTTCCCGCTCCAGGTCCACGACCAGGGTCCGCTCGCTCTCCCCGGCCTCGTGCAGCCCGGCGAGCGAGCCGTCGTACATCAGACGCCCGTGGTCGATGACCATCACCCGCTTGCACAACTGCTCGATGTCCTGCAGGTCGTGCGTGGTCAGCAGCACCGTCGTGCCGCGCTCGGCGTTCAACTCCCGCAGGAACTCCCGCACCCTGGACTTCGACACGACATCCAGCCCGATGGTCGGCTCGTCGAGGTACAGCACCTCCGGGTCGTGCAGCAGCGCCGCCGCGATGTCGCCGCGCATCCGCTGCCCGAGGGAGAGTTGCCGTACCGGCACGTCCAGCAGGTCTCCCAGATCCAGGAGTTCGACCAGACGGTCGAGGTTCTCCCGGTAACGGGCGTCCGGGATCCGGTACATGCGGTGCATCAGCCGGTAGGAGGCGAGCAGCGGCAGGTCCCACCACAGCGTCGTGCGCTGCCCGAACACCACGCCGATGCGGTGCGCCAGCCGCGTCCGCTCCCGGGAGGGATCGATGCCCGCCACCCTGAGCCGGCCCGCACTGGGGGTGAGGATGCCCGTCAGCATCTTGATCGTGGTGGACTTGCCGGCGCCGTTGGGCCCGATGTAGCCGACCATCTCGCCGCGTTCCACCCGGAAGGAGATCGAGTCGACGGCCCTCACCTGCCGCCGCTCCCGCTTCATGAAGCCGGTCTTCCTGCGCACCTCGAAGACCTTCTCCACACCGTCGAGTTCGATGAACCCGCTCGCCGACTCGGTCAACTCAACTCCCTGTACTCCGGTACGAACGAAGCCCCGTCCGCCACGCCAGCCCGGCCAGCAGGCAGCAGGCCACCGCCACCAGCGGCGAGGCGAACGCCATCCACCCGGGCAGCCCGACCGGGTACGGCCGCCCCAGCACGTAGGTGGCGGGCACCCAGTTGACGAAGGCCAGCGGCAGCACGAAGGTCACGCCCCGCACCAGGTCCTTGCCGAACACCGTCGGCGGATACTGCAGCAGAGTCGTCCCGCCGTAGGTGAACGCGTTCTGCACCTCGGCGGCGTCCTGGGCGTAGATCTGGAAGGCCGCACCCGCCACGAACACCGCCGAGAAGATCGCCGCGCCGCTGACCACCATCACCGGCACCAGCAGCACCTTGGACGCGGTCCATTCGACGTCCACCGACGCCAGCGCCCAGCCCAGCACCACCGCGCCCTGGGTGATCCGGCCCAGCCGGCGCAGCGCGAACCGGTCGGCCCCGACCTGGGCGAGCACCGGCGCCGGACGCACCAGCAGCGTGTCGAAGGAGCCGTCGCGCATCCGGGCGCCCAGGACGTCCATCGAGCCGAGCGCCAGATCGGCGATCCCGAACGACGTCACGGACAGCCCGTAGAGGAAGGCGACCTCGGGCAGCGACCAGCCGCCCAGCGAGTCCACCTGCGAGAACATCAGCAGGATCCCCACGAAGTCCAGGCAGGTCACCGTCAGGTTCCCGAACACCGTGACGACGAACGAGGTGCGGTAGGTCATGCTCGACCTGATCCACATCCCGGCGATCAGCCGGTAGGCCCGCAGCCCCTCGGCCACGGCACTGCGCTCACCCACCCTGCACCACCACCCTGCGTGTCGCGGCCGACTGCAGCAGCCGCCCCGCCGCCAGCAGCGCCACCGCCCACGCCGCCTGGAAGGCGAACGCCCCGAGCGGATCGGTCTCCCCCATCAGCACGTCCGCCGGCATCTGGATCTGCGCCGCCCACGGGAGCACCCGCACCACCTCGCCGAGAGCGCCCGGGAAGGCGTTCAGCGGCAGCACCATGCCCGAGAAGAAGATCCCCGTGACTGTCAGGACCTGGTTCACACCCATGCCGTCCATCAGCCAGAACACGCTCAGCGCGGCCAGATAGCGCAGGGCGAAGCTCACGACCGTCGCCAGCAGCAGCGTCACCACGAAGGCCGCCCACGGGGTGACGTCCGTCGGCAGTGCCATCGGGAAGAAGACCGCGCCGAAAACGAACGGCACCACCCCCCGCCCCAGCATCTGGAACAGCGCCCGCCCCACGTCCCCCGCCAGCCACCACAGCTGAAGATCGGCCGGCCGGTACAGGTCGACGGCGATCTCGCCGGTGCGGATGCGCTCCATCAGGTCCTTCTCGGCGCCGCCGCCCTGGATCGCGAGGGTCGCGTAGAGGCACTGCCCCAGCCAGACGTACGTCACGGCCTGCGCCTGGTCGTACCCCCCGAGGTTCGGTTTCTCGTGCCACAGCGCCAGATACGTGTAGACGAGGATGACGCCGAAGACGGTGTTGGTGAACACTCCGGCCACCGTGGCCGCCCGGTACGTCGCGTACCGCCGGAAGCCTCCCGCCGCGACGGCCGCGTACAACCGTCCCGAGCCCACATCCACAGCCCTCCTCGCCGCCGGCACCGAAGCGCAGGAGCCTAGTGGTCGGGTGATCGGGCGTGCCACGCAATTTCGGGGAGCGGCGGGGGCGCCGCGGGGCGAGTGCGCACCGGCGCAGACGGTACGATCCGTTGCGTCCGCGTGGGCCGAGGCGCCCGTGGCCGGGGCGAGCAGCGTGGCGGCGGTGCCGGCCGGGCGGAGCGTACGAGCCGTCGCGATCCACGGCCGTGTCCCCCTTCGGGCGAATGTCGCGCAGGCGAGATCACGATGCGGGCAGACGTGCGGAGCACCACGGTCGGCCCCGTGCCCGCCCGCGCACCCGCTCACACGCGGCCCGCCTCACCACACGGCACACGACACGGCCCTCGATCAGGGAACTGATCAACGGATGGGACAGTCTTCATCACAGGGGCGCAAGAGCGAGCAGAGACGTACGGGAACGACGTACGACGCGAAACAGGAGTCCGTGCACGACATGAGTGACGAGCCTCAGCCGCAGCAGCCGAATCCGGGCTGGGCAGCGAGCCAGCCGCAGGCGCACGCCGACGGCGCCCCGGGCACGCCCGCGGCGGCCGGGAAACCGAAGCGGACCGGCTGGCGCCGGGCGATCCCGACCTGGCGCATGACGCTCGGCGGCTTCATCATCGTCGTCCTGCTGCTGGTCGGCGGGTTCTTCCTGGGCTACTCCCTCGTGAAGATCCCCCCGGCCAACGCGCTCGCCACCAAGCAGGCCAACGTCTACCTCTACGCCGACGGCTCCGTGATCGCCCGCGACGGCGAGGTCAACCGGGAGAACGTCACCCTCCCGCAGATCTCCAAGGACGCCCAGCACGCGATCCTGGCCGCCGAGGACCGCGACTTCTACACCGAGTCCGCCGTCGACCCCAAGGCCATGGTCCGCGCCGCCTGGAACACCGCCCTCGGCAAGGGCAAGCAGTCCGGCTCCACGATCACCCAGCAGTACGTGAAGAACTACTACCTGCGCCAGGACCAGACCGTCACGCGCAAGGCCAAGGAGTTCTTCATCGCGATCAAGCTGGACCGCGAGGTCAGCAAGGACCACATCCTGGAGGGCTACCTCAACACCAGCTACTTCGGCCGCAACGCCTACGGCATCCAGGCCGCCGCCCAGGCCTACTACGGCATGGACGCCAAGGAACTCGACCCGGCCCGCTCCGCCTACCTCGCCGCGCTCGTCAACGCCCCCAGCCAGTACGACGTCGTCGCCCACCCGGAGAACCGCAAGGCCGCCGAGTCCCGCTGGAACTACGTCCTGGACGGCATGGTCAAGAAGGGCTGGCTCAGCGAGTCCGAGCGGGCCGGCATGAAGTTCCCCATGCCGAAGGAGTCCACCCTCTCGACCGGCATGTCCGGGCAGCGCGGCTACATCGTCCGGATCGTCAAGGACTACCTCACCCAGAACAAGATCATCGAAGAGAGCAAGCTCGACGCCGGCGGCTACCGCATCACGACCACCCTGCAGAAGGGCAAGCAGGACGCGTTCGTGAAGGCCGTCAACGACAAGCTGATGGCCAAGCTCGACAAGAAGAACAACAAGGTCGACACCTACGTCCGCGCCGGCGGCGCCTCCGTCGACCCGAAGACCGGCAAGGTCGTGGCGATGTACAACGGCATCGACTACGTCAAGCAGTACACGCCGAACGCCACCCGCCGGGACTTCCAGGTCGGCTCCACCTTCAAGCCGTTCGTGTTCACCTCGGCCGTCGAGAACCACTCGGAGACCCAGGACGGCCGCGTCATCACCCCGAACACGATCTACGACGGCACCAACAAGCGCGTGGTCCAGGGCTGGGCCGGCGAACCGTACAACCCCGAGAACGAGGACCAGCACTCCTACGGCGACATCACCGTCACCGAGGCCACCGACAGCTCCGTTAACTCGGTGTACGCGCAGATGGCCGCCGACGTCGGCCCCGCGAAGGTCAAGCAGACCGCGATCGACCTGGGCGTCCCCGAGACCACCCCCGACCTCGCCGACGGCCCCGCCATCGCGCTCGGCACCGCCACCGCCAGCGTCCTCGACATGGCGGAGGCCTACGCCACGCTCGCCAACCACGGGCGGCACGGCACCTACACGATGGTCGAGAAGGTCAGCAAGGAAGGCACGCCCGTCGAGCTGCCCGAGCGGCGCACCCGGCAGGCCGTGAGCCGCGAGGCCGCCGACACCACCACCTCCATGCTGCGCAGTGTCGTCCAGAACGGCACCGCCTCCGCCGCCCAGGGCGCGGGCCGCCCCGTCGCCGGCAAGACCGGCACCGCCGAGGAGGACACGGCGGCCTGGTTCGCGGGCTACACCCCCGACCTCGCCACCGTCGTCGCCGTCATGGGACAGGACCCCGTCACCGCCGCCCACAAGTCGCTGTACGGCGCCATGGGCCTGCCGCGCATCAACGGCGGCGGGGCGCCCACGGAGATCTGGACGCAGTTCACCCAGGACGCCCTCAAGGGCAAGCCCGTCAAGGAGTTCGACCTCAGGCTCCAGCCGGGCTCCGACGTCTCGCAGGCACCCAGCAGCGAGGCCCCCGCCGACCCGACCACCGGCGGCACCACCGACGGCGGCACGACCACCGGCGGCGAGGAGACCGGCACCGAGACGCCCGGCCAGAGCCCCAGCGCCCCCGAGGGGCAGACCGCGGGCCAGACCGACGGCGGCACCACCGACGGCGGCACCGGCGGCGAGTCCCCCACGGGCGGCGGCACCGCGGACGGCGGCACGACCGACGGCGGTACCACGGGCGGCGGTACGGCCGACGGCGGTACCACGGAGGGCGGTGGCGGCGGCGACACGAGCGACGGCGGCGCGACGGGCGGCCCGACCGGCCCCGGCTGGGGCGTGGTCCCGCAGACCGCCCGCCGCGAGTAGCGCCACGACGGCTCAGGACGCGTCAGTGACCGCTGGTCGCCTTCAGCCCCACCACGGCGACCAGCAGCAGGCACACGAAGAAGATCCGGGCGGCGGTCGCCGGCTCACCCAGCACCGCCATGCCGAACACCGCCGCCCCGGCCGCACCGATCCCCACCCACACTCCGTAGGCGGTACCGATGGGGAGGGTCCTGGCGGCCTGCGACAGCAGCAGCATGCTGGCGACGATGCCGGCGCCGGTGAGCAGGCTGGGCAGCGGACGCGTGAAGCCGTCGGTGTACTTCATGCCGACGGACCAGCCCACCTCCAGCAGACCGGCGACGACGAGCAGAACCCAGGCCATGACGGGCACCTCCGGGAAAAGGGCTGACGGTGTCGGTGCGTCGTCTTTGCCTTGATCCCGGTACGGCGCGTCTCGTCGGGGGTCCTTCCAACGTAGCAAAGCCCCACGACACGGCGAAGGGGCCGGTGACGGTGGTCACCGGCCCCTTCGCCATGGGTCCTAGAGGTACAGGCCCGTCGAGTCCTCGGCGCCCTCGAACCGGTCCGCGGCCACGGCGTGCAGATCACGCTCGCGCATCAGCACGTACGCGATCCCCCGCACCTCGACCTCGGCGCGGTCCTCCGGGTCGAACAGCACCCGGTCGCCCGCCTCCACGGTCCGCACGTTCTGCCCGACCGCGACGACCTCGGCCCATGCCAGCCGCCGGCCCACCGCCGCCGTGGCGGGGATCAGGATGCCGCCGCCGGAACGCCGCTCGCCCTCGCTGGTGTCCTGCCGCACGAGTACGCGGTCGTGCAGCATCCGGATCGGCAGCTTGTCCGGATGGGTATTGTGCTCGTTTCTCTTGGCGCTCACGCCCTGAAACCTACCTGTCT
It encodes the following:
- a CDS encoding transglycosylase domain-containing protein; the encoded protein is MSDEPQPQQPNPGWAASQPQAHADGAPGTPAAAGKPKRTGWRRAIPTWRMTLGGFIIVVLLLVGGFFLGYSLVKIPPANALATKQANVYLYADGSVIARDGEVNRENVTLPQISKDAQHAILAAEDRDFYTESAVDPKAMVRAAWNTALGKGKQSGSTITQQYVKNYYLRQDQTVTRKAKEFFIAIKLDREVSKDHILEGYLNTSYFGRNAYGIQAAAQAYYGMDAKELDPARSAYLAALVNAPSQYDVVAHPENRKAAESRWNYVLDGMVKKGWLSESERAGMKFPMPKESTLSTGMSGQRGYIVRIVKDYLTQNKIIEESKLDAGGYRITTTLQKGKQDAFVKAVNDKLMAKLDKKNNKVDTYVRAGGASVDPKTGKVVAMYNGIDYVKQYTPNATRRDFQVGSTFKPFVFTSAVENHSETQDGRVITPNTIYDGTNKRVVQGWAGEPYNPENEDQHSYGDITVTEATDSSVNSVYAQMAADVGPAKVKQTAIDLGVPETTPDLADGPAIALGTATASVLDMAEAYATLANHGRHGTYTMVEKVSKEGTPVELPERRTRQAVSREAADTTTSMLRSVVQNGTASAAQGAGRPVAGKTGTAEEDTAAWFAGYTPDLATVVAVMGQDPVTAAHKSLYGAMGLPRINGGGAPTEIWTQFTQDALKGKPVKEFDLRLQPGSDVSQAPSSEAPADPTTGGTTDGGTTTGGEETGTETPGQSPSAPEGQTAGQTDGGTTDGGTGGESPTGGGTADGGTTDGGTTGGGTADGGTTEGGGGGDTSDGGATGGPTGPGWGVVPQTARRE
- a CDS encoding DMT family transporter, giving the protein MAWVLLVVAGLLEVGWSVGMKYTDGFTRPLPSLLTGAGIVASMLLLSQAARTLPIGTAYGVWVGIGAAGAAVFGMAVLGEPATAARIFFVCLLLVAVVGLKATSGH
- a CDS encoding ABC transporter permease, with protein sequence MGERSAVAEGLRAYRLIAGMWIRSSMTYRTSFVVTVFGNLTVTCLDFVGILLMFSQVDSLGGWSLPEVAFLYGLSVTSFGIADLALGSMDVLGARMRDGSFDTLLVRPAPVLAQVGADRFALRRLGRITQGAVVLGWALASVDVEWTASKVLLVPVMVVSGAAIFSAVFVAGAAFQIYAQDAAEVQNAFTYGGTTLLQYPPTVFGKDLVRGVTFVLPLAFVNWVPATYVLGRPYPVGLPGWMAFASPLVAVACCLLAGLAWRTGLRSYRSTGS
- a CDS encoding ABC transporter permease, with product MGSGRLYAAVAAGGFRRYATYRAATVAGVFTNTVFGVILVYTYLALWHEKPNLGGYDQAQAVTYVWLGQCLYATLAIQGGGAEKDLMERIRTGEIAVDLYRPADLQLWWLAGDVGRALFQMLGRGVVPFVFGAVFFPMALPTDVTPWAAFVVTLLLATVVSFALRYLAALSVFWLMDGMGVNQVLTVTGIFFSGMVLPLNAFPGALGEVVRVLPWAAQIQMPADVLMGETDPLGAFAFQAAWAVALLAAGRLLQSAATRRVVVQGG
- a CDS encoding GroES family chaperonin produces the protein MSAKRNEHNTHPDKLPIRMLHDRVLVRQDTSEGERRSGGGILIPATAAVGRRLAWAEVVAVGQNVRTVEAGDRVLFDPEDRAEVEVRGIAYVLMRERDLHAVAADRFEGAEDSTGLYL
- a CDS encoding ABC transporter ATP-binding protein, with translation MTESASGFIELDGVEKVFEVRRKTGFMKRERRQVRAVDSISFRVERGEMVGYIGPNGAGKSTTIKMLTGILTPSAGRLRVAGIDPSRERTRLAHRIGVVFGQRTTLWWDLPLLASYRLMHRMYRIPDARYRENLDRLVELLDLGDLLDVPVRQLSLGQRMRGDIAAALLHDPEVLYLDEPTIGLDVVSKSRVREFLRELNAERGTTVLLTTHDLQDIEQLCKRVMVIDHGRLMYDGSLAGLHEAGESERTLVVDLERELPPIEAPAPARVVRVDGPRQWLAFPAGESAAPLVARIAADYPLVDLSVREPDIEAVIAKMYAEQAERAIS